A stretch of Mus caroli chromosome 5, CAROLI_EIJ_v1.1, whole genome shotgun sequence DNA encodes these proteins:
- the Cnpy4 gene encoding protein canopy homolog 4, with amino-acid sequence MCGLRFVMGPVRLEILLFILAAYGAWAEATKEEEDDTERLPSKCEVCKLLSMELQEELSRTGRSREVLELGQVLDTGKRKRHVPYSLSETRLEEALENLCERILDYNVHAERKGSLRYAKGQSQTMATLKGLVQKGVKVDLGIPLELWDEPSVEVTFLKKQCETMLEEFEDVVGDWYFHHQEQPLQHFLCERHVLPASETACLREAWTGKEKISDGQEEADDEEEEEEEITKTSGNPKHDPEDL; translated from the exons ATGTGTGGACTGCGTTTTGTCATGGGACCTGTGCGGCTAGAGATACTGCTTTTCATCCTGGCAGCGTACGGTGCTTGGGCTGAGGCGacaaaagaggaggaagatgacacAGAACGTTTGCCCAGCAAATGCGAAG TGTGTAAGCTGCTGAGCATGGAGCTCCAGGAAGAGTTGAGTCGAACTGGCCGATCCCGAGAAGTGCTGGAGCTGGGTCAGGTGCTAGACACAGGCAAGAGGAAGAGACACGTGCCTTACAGCCTCTC TGAGACGAGGCTAGAAGAGGCTTTGGAGAATTTGTGTGAGCGGATCCTGGATTACAATGTTCATGCTGAACGCAAGGGCTCACTAAGATATGCCAAG GGTCAAAGTCAGACTATGGCAACACTGAAAGGCCTGGTCCAGAAGGGAGTGAAAGTGGATCTGGGAATCCCTTTGGAGCTGTGGGACGAGCCCAGTGTGGAGGTCACATTCCTCAAGAAGCAG TGTGAGACGATGCTAGAGGAGTTTGAAGATGTTGTAGGGGACTGGTACTTCCACCATCAGGAGCAGCCCCTCCAGCATTTTCTCTGTGAACGGCATGTGCTTCCAGCCTCTGAAACTG CTTGTCTACGGGAAGCTTGGACTGGAAAGGAGAAGATCAGTGATgggcaggaggaggcagatgacgaagaggaggaagaagaagagataaCCAAGACTTCAGGCAATCCCAAGCATGACCCAGAAGATCTTTGA
- the Mblac1 gene encoding metallo-beta-lactamase domain-containing protein 1: protein MNGPVRTEPLHGEIPLLATSGSYSVVVLLRGYAEPQGAGDAVRADGTVTLVLPRGWASDSSRRLAPSADSGFKTALKEAVRGPILVDTGGPWARGALLEALATQGVAPEDVTLVVGTHGHSDHIGNLGLFPEAALLVSHDFCLPEGLYLPHGLCETQPLILGSGLQVWATPGHGGQRDVSVVVEGTSLGTVVVAGDVFERLGDEDSWQALSEDPVAQQRSRERILSVADVVVPGHGAPFRVVRETVKSSEDLICEGKEVA from the coding sequence ATGAACGGTCCAGTGCGCACTGAGCCGCTGCATGGTGAGATCCCTTTGCTGGCGACCAGCGGCTCCTACTCGGTGGTGGTTCTGCTGCGCGGCTACGCGGAGCCGCAGGGAGCGGGCGACGCGGTGCGTGCTGATGGCACTGTGACTCTCGTCCTGCCTCGGGGCTGGGCCTCGGACTCCAGCCGCCGTTTGGCCCCATCCGCAGACAGCGGCTTTAAGACTGCCCTGAAGGAGGCGGTGCGTGGCCCCATCCTCGTGGACACCGGGGGACCCTGGGCGCGGGGTGCGCTGCTGGAAGCCCTGGCTACTCAGGGCGTGGCCCCCGAAGATGTGACTCTGGTGGTGGGCACCCACGGACACTCGGATCATATCGGGAACCTAGGGCTGTTTCCCGAGGCTGCTTTGTTAGTCTCCCATGACTTCTGCCTTCCCGAGGGTCTCTATCTGCCCCATGGGCTGTGTGAAACGCAGCCCTTGATACTGGGCTCCGGACTGCAGGTGTGGGCCACGCCGGGCCACGGAGGACAGCGGGACGTGAGCGTCGTAGTGGAGGGCACCAGTCTGGGCACCGTGGTGGTGGCTGGCGATGTGTTCGAGCGACTTGGTGACGAGGACTCCTGGCAGGCCCTGAGCGAAGACCCAGTAGCTCAGCAGCGGAGCCGGGAGAGGATTCTGAGCGTAGCTGATGTGGTGGTGCCTGGTCACGGAGCCCCTTTTCGAGTGGTCAGGGAAACAGTGAAAAGTTCAGAGGATTTGATATGTGAAGGCAAGGAGGTTGCTTGA